From one Synechococcus sp. WH 8016 genomic stretch:
- a CDS encoding iron uptake porin — MKLFHQLLVAPAALGLLAPVAANATELNINGVSDYAATGEQVTSITQFSDVYPTDWAYQALSNLIERYGCVAGYPNGTYRGNRAMTRFEAAALLNACLDRVTEVTDELKRLMKEFEKELAILKGRVDGLEARVGELEATQFSTTTKLKGQATFVIGANSFGGNADQLNGAKRAAAAAAQSGAVSFNYDLQITLDTSFTGKDLFRTMLRAGNFG, encoded by the coding sequence ATGAAACTTTTCCATCAACTGCTGGTGGCCCCAGCCGCCCTGGGCCTTTTGGCTCCTGTGGCCGCGAATGCCACTGAGCTGAACATCAACGGTGTGTCTGACTACGCTGCCACTGGCGAGCAAGTCACCAGCATCACTCAGTTTTCCGACGTTTACCCAACCGATTGGGCTTATCAGGCTCTTAGCAACCTGATCGAGCGCTACGGCTGTGTGGCTGGTTACCCCAACGGCACCTACCGCGGTAACAGGGCGATGACCCGCTTTGAAGCGGCTGCTCTGTTGAACGCTTGTCTCGACCGCGTCACTGAAGTGACCGACGAGCTCAAGCGCTTGATGAAAGAGTTCGAAAAAGAACTCGCCATCCTCAAGGGCCGTGTTGACGGTTTGGAAGCTCGCGTTGGCGAACTGGAAGCAACTCAGTTCTCCACCACCACCAAGCTGAAGGGTCAAGCCACCTTCGTGATCGGTGCTAACAGCTTCGGTGGTAACGCTGATCAGCTCAATGGTGCGAAGCGTGCTGCTGCTGCTGCCGCTCAGTCTGGTGCTGTGAGTTTCAACTACGACCTCCAGATAACTCTCGACACGAGCTTTACCGGTAAGGATCTTTTCCGCACCATGCTCCGTGCCGGGAACTTCGGTAA
- a CDS encoding iron uptake porin: MKLFHQLLVAPAALGLLAPVAANATELNINGVSDYAATGEQVTSITQFSDVYPTDWAYQALSNLIERYGCVAGYPNGTYRGNRAMTRYEAAALLNACLDRVTEVTDELKRLMKEFEKELAILKGRVDGLEARVGELEATQFSTTTKLKGQATFVIGANSFGGNAEQGAADLFLGTPSTDAFGFTDGGIGTKRATAAAATSGATSFNYDLRLFLDTSFTGKDLLRTMLRAGNFGNSAFGGGEYVGLTGLETAFEEPSGANSVAVNRLWYQFPIGDSFTATVGGLVRQDDMLAVWPSAYPADTVLDFFTYAGAPATYNLGLGQGAGISWESDDFSVSANYLSTNGFLSDPNAGGIATDGAGSNGTVQIAYAPENWGLAAAYNYTSQNAGTLYGGNGTPLAVLATGDGNNSSFGLSAWWSPEEAGWIPSVSAGYGFNSITNDDSNIYRSVDTQSWYVGLQWADAFIKGNTLGMAVGQPTFVTGIDYRDAAEDAGFSDFVADGNYAWEWWYQFQVTDNISVTPAIYYLSRPYGDLTDGRGNVVGGDRSNDTFNNFGGLLKTTFKF; the protein is encoded by the coding sequence ATGAAACTTTTCCATCAACTGCTGGTGGCCCCAGCCGCCCTGGGCCTTTTGGCTCCTGTGGCCGCGAATGCCACTGAGCTGAACATCAACGGTGTTTCTGACTACGCCGCCACTGGCGAGCAAGTCACCAGCATCACTCAGTTTTCCGACGTTTACCCAACCGACTGGGCTTATCAGGCTCTTAGTAACCTGATCGAGCGCTACGGCTGTGTGGCTGGTTACCCCAACGGCACCTATCGCGGTAACAGGGCCATGACCCGCTATGAAGCGGCTGCTCTGTTGAACGCTTGTCTTGACCGCGTCACCGAAGTGACCGACGAGCTGAAGCGCCTGATGAAAGAGTTCGAAAAGGAACTCGCCATCCTCAAGGGCCGTGTTGACGGTTTGGAAGCTCGCGTTGGCGAACTGGAAGCCACTCAGTTCTCCACCACCACCAAACTGAAGGGACAAGCCACCTTCGTGATCGGTGCTAACAGCTTCGGTGGTAATGCCGAGCAAGGTGCTGCCGATCTTTTCCTTGGAACACCTTCTACAGATGCCTTTGGCTTTACTGATGGGGGCATCGGTACCAAGCGTGCCACTGCAGCTGCTGCAACTTCAGGAGCTACGTCCTTCAACTATGACCTGCGTCTCTTCCTAGATACAAGCTTCACCGGAAAGGATTTGCTGCGCACCATGTTGCGTGCAGGTAACTTCGGCAACTCTGCCTTCGGTGGCGGTGAGTATGTCGGTTTGACTGGTCTTGAAACTGCCTTTGAAGAGCCCTCTGGTGCAAACAGCGTTGCTGTAAACCGCCTTTGGTATCAGTTCCCCATTGGTGACAGCTTCACCGCAACCGTTGGTGGACTTGTTCGTCAGGACGACATGCTGGCTGTATGGCCAAGTGCATATCCTGCTGACACCGTTCTCGACTTCTTCACCTACGCCGGTGCACCTGCGACTTACAACCTCGGCCTAGGCCAAGGTGCTGGTATCTCTTGGGAATCTGATGATTTCAGCGTTAGTGCTAATTACCTGAGCACAAACGGTTTCCTGTCAGATCCAAATGCTGGTGGTATTGCTACTGACGGAGCTGGTTCAAACGGTACCGTTCAGATTGCTTACGCACCTGAAAACTGGGGTTTAGCTGCTGCTTACAACTACACCTCTCAAAACGCTGGCACTCTTTACGGCGGAAATGGAACACCTCTTGCGGTTCTTGCAACCGGAGATGGTAACAATTCCTCCTTCGGCCTGAGTGCTTGGTGGTCTCCTGAAGAAGCTGGTTGGATTCCTAGCGTTAGTGCTGGTTACGGCTTCAACAGCATCACAAATGATGACTCCAATATTTACCGGTCTGTTGATACTCAGTCTTGGTACGTGGGTCTTCAGTGGGCTGATGCCTTCATTAAGGGCAACACTCTGGGTATGGCCGTTGGTCAACCCACGTTTGTTACTGGCATCGACTACAGAGATGCTGCAGAAGACGCAGGCTTCTCTGACTTCGTTGCTGACGGCAACTACGCTTGGGAGTGGTGGTACCAGTTCCAAGTTACAGACAACATCTCTGTGACTCCAGCGATCTACTACCTCAGCCGTCCCTATGGCGATCTGACTGATGGCCGTGGAAACGTTGTTGGTGGCGATCGTTCTAACGACACCTTCAACAACTTCGGCGGTCTCCTGAAGACCACCTTCAAGTTCTGA